In Aureibaculum algae, the following are encoded in one genomic region:
- the aroC gene encoding chorismate synthase, whose product MSNSIGKLFKLTTFGESHGAAIGGVIDGCPAGITLDFKAIQNELDRRKPGQSAIVTQRKEPDTVEFLSGIFDGQTTGTSIGFIIKNTNQKSQDYSDIKNTFRPSHADYTYTKKYGLRDFRGGGRSSARETANWIVAGAIAKQILKDIKINAFTNSVGAIALDKSYQELDLSQTESNAVRCPDTETATKMIDHIKAIKKQGDTIGGTITCVAKNVPLGFGEPIFDKLHARLGQAMLTINAVKGFEYGSGFEGTKLKGSEHNDAFNVDGSTKTNLSGGIQGGISNGMDVYFNVAFKPVATLLQKYDTIDADGNAVNVQGKGRHDPCVVPRAVPIVEALTAMVLMDFYLLDNSSKI is encoded by the coding sequence ATGAGCAACAGTATAGGAAAATTATTTAAACTGACTACGTTTGGAGAATCACATGGAGCCGCCATTGGTGGTGTTATAGATGGCTGTCCCGCTGGTATCACATTAGATTTTAAAGCAATTCAAAATGAATTAGATCGACGTAAACCTGGGCAATCTGCTATTGTAACCCAACGTAAAGAACCTGACACTGTTGAGTTTTTATCGGGTATATTTGATGGTCAAACTACGGGTACATCTATTGGTTTTATAATTAAAAATACCAATCAAAAATCGCAAGATTACTCAGATATTAAAAATACTTTTAGACCTTCTCACGCCGATTATACATATACTAAAAAATATGGCTTAAGAGATTTTAGAGGCGGAGGACGCTCATCTGCTCGTGAAACTGCCAATTGGATTGTTGCCGGAGCCATCGCCAAACAAATACTAAAAGACATAAAAATTAATGCGTTTACCAATTCTGTAGGAGCTATTGCTTTAGATAAATCCTATCAAGAATTAGATTTATCGCAAACAGAATCAAATGCTGTTCGTTGTCCTGATACAGAAACAGCTACGAAAATGATAGACCATATTAAAGCTATTAAAAAACAAGGTGATACCATAGGTGGTACCATTACTTGTGTAGCTAAAAATGTACCCTTAGGTTTTGGCGAACCCATTTTTGATAAATTACATGCCAGATTAGGTCAAGCCATGCTTACTATAAACGCCGTAAAAGGTTTTGAATATGGTAGTGGTTTTGAGGGTACAAAATTAAAAGGATCTGAACATAATGATGCTTTTAATGTAGACGGGTCTACTAAAACAAATTTATCTGGTGGTATTCAAGGTGGTATTTCTAACGGAATGGATGTTTATTTTAACGTCGCATTTAAACCGGTAGCCACATTACTTCAAAAATATGATACCATAGACGCTGATGGTAATGCCGTAAATGTGCAAGGTAAAGGAAGACATGATCCTTGTGTTGTACCCAGAGCTGTGCCTATTGTAGAAGCTTTAACGGCTATGGTTTTGATGGATTTTTATTTGTTAGATAATTCCAGTAAAATTTAG
- a CDS encoding efflux RND transporter periplasmic adaptor subunit, producing the protein MKKYRWLIVTAVVVIAVIGYFYVRPKIESKKVDYTFTVFQKGDIESDVSSTGTLEAINTVDVGTQISGTISKIYVDYNDQVKAGQLLATMDMKMLRTALESASANLAVSQAQLNQVQDDYNRNKVLFEKDVISEKEFNTSKYSYEQAVSYKKASQAALTNAQVNMGYAKILSPINGVVIEKAVDEGQTVAASFSTPTMFIIAEDLSKMQILADVDESDIGYVKDSMDVRFTIQTYPDKKFFGKVSQIRLQPTEINNVVNYQVVIDIENKGGLLIPGMTTNIEFITAKAKDVWLINNSALRFRPTEAMLQEVKPILEDKAKTIVSDSLRVAFKNAINNEELFTPTNFKKNLPANINGFFYKNENGKLDFKFIETGITSGLQSEVKKFLDGSEITESIKAINGIKSKK; encoded by the coding sequence ATGAAAAAATACAGATGGTTAATAGTTACAGCAGTTGTTGTAATTGCAGTAATAGGTTATTTTTATGTAAGACCTAAAATTGAGTCAAAAAAAGTAGATTATACATTTACTGTTTTTCAAAAAGGTGATATAGAGTCTGATGTATCTAGCACAGGGACATTGGAAGCCATTAATACTGTAGATGTAGGTACACAAATATCTGGTACCATCTCTAAAATATATGTTGATTACAATGATCAGGTAAAAGCAGGGCAATTATTGGCTACTATGGACATGAAAATGCTACGCACGGCGTTAGAATCTGCTTCAGCCAATTTGGCCGTGAGTCAAGCCCAATTGAATCAGGTTCAAGATGATTATAATAGGAATAAGGTGCTGTTTGAAAAAGATGTTATATCTGAAAAAGAATTTAATACTTCAAAATATAGTTATGAGCAGGCTGTTAGTTACAAAAAAGCATCTCAAGCTGCACTTACAAATGCACAAGTTAATATGGGATATGCTAAAATATTATCACCTATTAATGGCGTAGTTATTGAAAAAGCGGTAGATGAAGGACAGACCGTTGCTGCAAGTTTTTCTACACCAACAATGTTTATTATAGCGGAAGATTTGTCTAAAATGCAAATTTTGGCAGATGTTGATGAAAGTGATATTGGTTATGTAAAAGATAGTATGGACGTACGTTTTACCATACAAACCTATCCAGATAAAAAGTTTTTTGGTAAAGTGAGCCAAATTCGATTACAGCCAACAGAAATAAACAATGTGGTTAATTATCAGGTAGTTATTGATATAGAAAATAAGGGTGGGTTATTAATACCTGGCATGACTACGAACATTGAGTTTATAACAGCTAAAGCAAAGGATGTTTGGCTTATAAATAATTCTGCTTTACGTTTTAGACCCACTGAAGCAATGTTGCAAGAAGTTAAACCGATATTAGAAGACAAGGCAAAAACAATAGTATCTGATTCTTTACGAGTAGCGTTTAAAAATGCGATTAATAATGAAGAGTTATTTACGCCAACAAATTTTAAGAAAAATTTACCTGCTAATATTAATGGTTTCTTTTATAAAAATGAAAATGGAAAGCTTGATTTCAAATTTATAGAAACTGGTATTACATCAGGACTACAATCTGAAGTTAAAAAATTTCTAGATGGATCTGAAATAACAGAAAGTATAAAGGCTATTAACGGTATAAAATCTAAAAAATAG
- a CDS encoding ABC transporter ATP-binding protein — MPAKKVIETKKLNRIFKNGEIKVHALKDIDMIIEEGEFVAIMGASGSGKSTLLHIIGCLDRATSGEYDLDGVQVNKLGKNHLADVRNQKIGFIFQSYNLLSRTTALENVELPLIYDRTGQFTNSKELAQKALEQVGLADRIYHKTNELSGGQQQRVAIARALVNNPALILADEPTGNLDSKASIDIADLFVQLNNEGKTIVMITHEPEIAQFAKRMIYLRDGQIISDKIIEKRSTKAFALKELEKPVKTP; from the coding sequence ATGCCTGCAAAAAAAGTCATAGAAACCAAAAAGCTAAACCGTATTTTTAAAAATGGTGAAATAAAGGTGCATGCCCTAAAGGACATAGATATGATTATTGAAGAAGGTGAATTTGTTGCCATTATGGGAGCGTCAGGTTCTGGAAAGTCAACCTTACTACATATTATTGGTTGTTTAGATAGGGCTACCTCTGGAGAATATGATTTAGATGGAGTACAGGTAAATAAATTAGGTAAGAATCATTTGGCAGATGTCCGAAATCAAAAAATAGGTTTCATTTTTCAAAGTTATAATTTATTGTCTCGTACTACGGCACTTGAAAATGTTGAACTACCTCTTATTTATGACAGAACGGGGCAATTTACAAACTCAAAAGAATTGGCTCAAAAAGCCCTTGAACAAGTGGGGTTAGCAGACCGTATTTACCATAAAACGAATGAACTTTCTGGAGGACAACAACAGCGTGTTGCTATTGCTAGGGCATTGGTTAACAATCCCGCTCTTATTTTGGCAGATGAACCTACGGGTAACTTAGATAGTAAAGCCAGTATTGATATTGCCGATCTTTTTGTTCAATTGAATAATGAGGGAAAGACGATTGTTATGATTACGCATGAACCAGAAATTGCACAATTTGCAAAACGCATGATCTATTTGAGAGATGGACAAATTATTTCTGATAAAATTATAGAAAAAAGAAGTACAAAAGCATTTGCACTCAAAGAATTAGAAAAACCAGTTAAAACTCCTTAA
- a CDS encoding ABC transporter permease, whose product MKRFLKIFKVAFLSIYKNRTRSLLTMLGIIIGVGAVIMTISAGEGATLEVENQISGLGTNLLMIQTKSEHKAGINVRMGRPIDEKDFDMLKKNSVWMPQLSPLVAIGAQAIGPSGYKSTMVYGVAYDYFYITSRALQTGSFFTEDDVRTAKKYCVIGQTIREELFPGEDPIGHQIRIDKVPFTVLGLLTEEGSGGMQDMDDIILAPYTTIQNRLYGHQRGYTMILGSALSEDHIADAEIETSELLRESHKIMDGDEDDFEIMTQIELQEITGNVTGILTILLGAVASISLIVGGIGIMNIMLVSVTERTREIGTRLAIGARESDILTQFLIEAIVLSLVGGVLGIAFGIIGNQIIYKVTGFFIPTVGYSILIGFGFSALVGVAFGYFPARKAAKLNPIDALRYE is encoded by the coding sequence ATGAAAAGGTTTTTAAAAATATTTAAAGTTGCTTTTCTGTCTATCTATAAGAATAGGACGCGGAGTTTATTGACAATGCTGGGTATTATTATTGGTGTTGGAGCGGTTATTATGACCATATCGGCAGGAGAGGGAGCAACATTAGAGGTAGAAAACCAAATATCAGGGTTAGGTACCAATCTTTTGATGATACAAACCAAGTCAGAACATAAGGCAGGTATCAATGTTAGAATGGGACGCCCTATTGATGAGAAAGATTTTGATATGCTTAAAAAAAATTCGGTTTGGATGCCCCAATTATCTCCTCTTGTAGCGATTGGAGCACAAGCTATAGGACCAAGTGGATATAAATCGACTATGGTTTATGGTGTTGCTTACGATTATTTTTATATCACTAGTAGAGCATTACAAACAGGTAGTTTTTTTACCGAAGATGACGTGCGAACAGCAAAAAAATATTGTGTTATTGGCCAAACGATACGAGAAGAACTTTTTCCTGGAGAAGACCCTATTGGTCATCAAATACGTATAGATAAAGTGCCTTTTACGGTACTTGGTCTTTTAACTGAAGAAGGTTCAGGCGGTATGCAGGATATGGATGATATAATTTTAGCTCCGTATACAACAATTCAAAATAGATTGTATGGTCATCAACGAGGGTATACAATGATTTTGGGAAGTGCGTTAAGCGAAGATCATATTGCTGACGCTGAAATTGAGACCTCAGAACTATTACGAGAGTCTCATAAAATAATGGATGGAGATGAAGATGATTTTGAAATTATGACACAAATTGAACTTCAAGAAATTACTGGAAATGTTACAGGAATCTTAACCATTCTGTTGGGTGCCGTAGCTAGTATTTCATTAATTGTTGGAGGTATTGGTATTATGAATATTATGCTGGTTTCGGTTACTGAGCGAACTCGAGAAATAGGTACTAGACTTGCGATTGGAGCTAGAGAAAGCGATATTTTAACGCAGTTTTTAATAGAAGCCATAGTGCTCAGCTTGGTAGGAGGTGTTTTAGGAATAGCATTTGGAATTATAGGAAATCAAATTATTTATAAAGTAACTGGATTTTTTATTCCTACTGTTGGTTATTCAATACTTATTGGGTTCGGGTTTTCAGCACTTGTAGGTGTTGCTTTTGGATATTTTCCAGCACGAAAAGCAGCAAAATTAAATCCGATAGATGCTTTACGATATGAATAA